The DNA window TTCTTCCGGAAAGATATCCAGTTCTTTTAACTTTTCTTCCTGCCGGGGATTCTCAACCTGGAACGTCAGCTCCACAAAGCCGTAGTCCGCCCCGTTCCGGATGATATCTTTCGTATATCTTCCTCCCAAAGCCAGGTTCACAGAACCCAAAATAATAGACTTCCCGGCTCCCGTCTCTCCTGTCAGGATATTTAGGCCTTCTTCAAATTCTACTTCGATCTCGTCGATCAGCGCGAGATTTTTCACATGCAAACTGCGTAACATACTGCCTCCCGTCACCCGTCAGATGATCTTGCTGATTTTATCCATCACCTTTATCGTATCTTCCACACTTCGGATCGCGCACATGATCGTATCGTCCCCGGCAATGCTTCCCACCACTTCTTTCCATTCCATGGCATCGATAGCGGCGCACACAGCCATCGCCATCCCAGATACGGTTTTGATCACAAGGATATTCTGGGCCATATCCATAGATACAAATCCGTCCCGCAGCACCCGGATATACTTCTCGCCCATCTCGCTGTCTCCGCTCTGATGAGGGGCATACCGCTGCTTTCCTTCTCCGGCAGGGACTTTGGTCAGCTTCAGATCCCGGATGTCTCTGGATACCGTTGCCTGGGTCACCTTGAACCCCTCCTGGTTCAGATAAGAGGCCAGTTCTTCCTGCGTCTCAATCTGATATTTGTTGATCAGTTCGATGATCTTCGCGTGTCGGTTTACTTTCATGTTCTAATTTCCTTTCATCTTTCTGCGCAGCATTTCCAGAAAACTGATCCTGCTAAGCCGCATCAGCCTGGTAGAAGCGCCGGCTTTCCGAATGGTCACTGTATCTCCTGTCACAAGCGGCATGGTATCCGCCCCATCGAAGGCTACCATGGCTTCTTCCACCGCTTCATGGCGTCCCTCGGCGATCTCTACTACAATTTCATCCTCCGCGGACAAGACAATGCTGCTGGTGTTCAGCGCGTGGGGGCAGATGGGCGTGATCACGATCATAGAAGCCGTCGGCTCTACGATAGGGCCTCCCGCTGACAGGTTATAAGCGGTAGAACCGGTAGGCGTGGAGATGATGACGCCGTCCGCCTCATAGGTGTTCAAGAGTTCCCCATTCACATAGATTCGGAAATGAATGATCCGGATCTCTGTTTTCCTGGAAACTACAATATCATTCAAAGACACGTCTTTTCGTCCATCTGATAAGATCCCTTCCAGCATCATCCGGTCTTCCAGGCCATATTCGCCTCTGAGGATCTGCTCGATGGCTTCATCAATATGGTTGACTTCCACTTCTGTCAGATATCCCAGTGTTCCCATATTGATTCCTAATACCGGGATATTCCGGCCTTGGAGAAGCCTCGCTACTTCGATCAGGCTTCCGTCCCCGCCGATCACCACCGCGCAGTCGATTTTCTCTGGAACGCTCTCTCTGATAATCTGCTTATTCTCGTCTTTCCGGCACAGCACGCAAGTTTTCCCCGCCTTCTCAAGCAGCTTCTTTACCCTGGCGGTCACCTGTCCGTCCGCGTCTTTTCCGTCATTTGTCACAATAAAAAAGTGCTCCATCTTTCTCTCCCTTATCCTTTTGCCAGCGCGGCAAACGCCTGCTCCACCGTCTCATCAATATCCACGCCGGAAACAGTCTCTCCCTCTTCCCTCCGGCATTTTTTTAAATGGACCAGATATTCGATATTTCCCTCCGGCCCCCGAATTGGAGAATAATCCAGTTCCAGCACATCAAATCCAATCTGGCGGGCATATCCTGTCACCTTTTCAATCACTTCCCGGTGGGTCGAAGCTTCCCGGACGACGCCTTTCTTCCCTACCTTCTCTCTTCCCGCCTCAAACTGAGGCTTAATGAGAGCCGCGATCTCCCCGTCTTCTGTCAGATAGTCCCGGATCGGCTTTAAGACTTTGGTCAGGGAAATAAAGGACACATCAATGGAGGAAAACTCTACCGGTTCTCCAATGTCTTCCGGAGTCACATAGCGGATATTGGTCTTCTCCATACATACTACCCGCTCATCCTGGCGCAGTTTCCAGTCCAGCTGTCCTCTTCCCACATCGATGGCATAGACTTTTTTCGCTCCGTTCTGCAGCATACAGTCTGTAAATCCTCCTGTGGAGGAACCTACGTCTGTGCAGACCTTTCCTTCCACAGACAGGTCGAATTCCCTCAGCGCTTTCTCCAGTTTCAGCCCTCCCCGGCTTACGTAAGGGAGGGTATGGCCCCGCACTTCAATCCGGCACTGGTCGTCGAACGCGGTTCCCGGTTTATCCTCTTTCTGTCCGTCTACATAGACATTTCCAGACATGATCACCGCTTTCGCTTTCTCTCTGGAAGAGGCCAGATTCCGTTTTACCAAAAGCACATCCAAACGTTCTTTCATCTTCTACAGCTCCTTATAGGTTTCCAGGATCCGCCTGGTCATGGATTCCTGGTCCAAGCCCGATGCTTTGCGCAGAATGTCCACATTTCCATGCTCCACATAATCATCCGGCAGGGATATAGGAAGAATCCGTACCTTCAGTCCTTTCTCCGCCGCGTACCGCTGTACCCGCTCTCCAAAAGCGCCGGAAGGCACATTCTCCTCGATCACCGCGATCAGGCGGTGTTCTTTGGCCAGACGATCAATCATCTCTTCATCCAAAGGTTTCACAAACCGGGCATTAATAAGACTGCAGGAATATCCTTCCTGTTTCAAATGTTCCCGAACGGCGGCCGCCTCCTGAAACATATGTCCCACACTCAGAAGAGCGATCTCTTTCTCTTCATAGATCATTTCGCTTTTCCCCAGTTCGATCGGAGCCCGGAATTCCTGATATCCGTCATAAGCGGCCCCTCTTGGATACCGCAGCGCCACAGGGCCGCTGAAATCCAGGGCAAACCGCAGCATGTCCGCCAGCTCCCATTTATTCTTGGGGGAAAGGATGGTCATATTGGGGATGCTTCCCAGATAAGACAGATCAAAAATTCCCTGATGCGTCTCTCCATCGCTTCCCACCAGTCCTGCCCGGTCTACCGCCAAGACAACCGGAAGATTCTGCAGTCCCACGTCATGGATCAACTGGTCATAGCCTCTCTGGAGAAACGAAGAATAGACCGCAAACACCGGCTTTACCCCTCCAGCGGCCAAGCCGGCCGCAAAGGTCACCCCGTGTTCTTCCGCGATGCCCACATCGAAAAACCGGTCCGGAAACATTCTCCGGAACCGGGACAGCCCGGTTCCGTCAGCCATAGCCGCGGTGATCGCCACCAGATTCGGATTCTTTCTGGCCTCATCGCACAACACTTTCCCAAATACATCTGTATAAGTGTCCTTCTTGTCACCGGAACAGACTTCTCCTGTCTCCACGTCAAAAGGTCCTACTCCATGGAACTTATCCGGCGCCTTCTCCGCCGGAGCGTATCCTTTGCCTTTCTGCGTCAGCACATGCAGCAAGACAGGGCCTTTGATCTTCTTCGCTTCCCGAAAAGCCCGGCACAGCATTGGAAGATTATGGCCCGGCACCGGTCCCAGATACGTGATCCCCATGTCTTCAAAAAACATTCCCGGCACTACCAGCTGCTTGATACTGCTTTTGGTCCTGCGGATCTTCTCGATCATAGGATCCCCCACTACCGGTATCTTATGGAGCGTATCCGTAACTCCCTTCTTAAGTCCTGTGTAAAAATCCGCCGTTCTAAGCTTGGCCAGATATTTGGACATGCCTCCTACATTTTCAGAAATGGACATATAATTATCATTGAGTACAATGATGAAGTTTGTCTCCAAATGAGAAGCGTTATTCAATGCTTCGTAAGCCATCCCGCCTGTCAAAGAGCCGTCTCCGATCACGGAAACCACCTGGTAATCCTCACCTCTTAAATCTCTGGCAGACACATACCCCAGCCCCGCGGAGATCGAGGTGGAACTGTGCCCCGTATCAAACGCGTCGCAGGGACTTTCTTTGCGCTTCGGAAACCCGCTCATCCCTCCGTATCTGCGCAGATCATCAAACCCTTCTCTCCGACCGGTCAAAAGCTTATGGGTATAAGACTGATGCCCCACATCCCAGATGATCTTATCCTCTGGAAGCTGAAACATCAAATGCAGAGCCATGGTCAGCTCCACCACGCCCAGGTTGGAAGCCAGATGTCCTCCTGTCCTGCTCACCTTCTCGATCAGAAACTGCCGGATCTCTCCAGCCAGAATTTCCAATTCCTCCCCATTTAACTTCTTGATATCATTTTCCTTTTGTATCCGTTCCAGCATATCAGCCACTCCTTCTACCTGTCTCTGTGGATCAGCCGGATCAGAAGCTGTTCCAGATATTCATTCTCCCCAGGAAGTGTCTTAAGGAGCCGGACCGCTTCCTGGGATTTTGCTTCCACAAGCCGGGCGGCTTCCTGCGCGCCCATCAGGGTCACATAGGTAGTCTTCTCATTCTTCTCATCGCTGTGCACCGGTTTTCCCAGCACTTCCGGCGTACTGGTCACATCCAGGATATCATCCTGGATCTGGAACGCGATGCCCACACTGGAGGCAATCTTTTCCACCGTCTGGACTTCTTCTTTGGAAGCGCCGGCCAGAATTGCGCCCACCATCATTGCCGCCTCGATCAGAGCCGCCGTTTTCAGTTCATAGATCGTATCCAGGACTTCTTTCTCTATTGCCTGGCCTGTTTTGCCCACATCAATGACTTGTCCGCCGATCATCCCATAGATACCGGCTTTCTTTCCCAGCGTCTGGAGAGCCTCTCCGATCTGTACATGCTCTTCCGGCGCCAGGGCAAAAGCCCGGAAGGATGTCTCGAAGGCATAATTCAAAAGCGCGTCCCCTGCCAGGATGCCCATGTCTTCCCCGTATACCACATGAGTGGTCTTGCGGCCTCTCCGGTAGTCGTCATTGTCCATAGCCGGCAGGTCGTCGTGGACCAGGGAATAGGTAT is part of the Lachnospiraceae bacterium KGMB03038 genome and encodes:
- a CDS encoding TlyA family RNA methyltransferase; its protein translation is MKERLDVLLVKRNLASSREKAKAVIMSGNVYVDGQKEDKPGTAFDDQCRIEVRGHTLPYVSRGGLKLEKALREFDLSVEGKVCTDVGSSTGGFTDCMLQNGAKKVYAIDVGRGQLDWKLRQDERVVCMEKTNIRYVTPEDIGEPVEFSSIDVSFISLTKVLKPIRDYLTEDGEIAALIKPQFEAGREKVGKKGVVREASTHREVIEKVTGYARQIGFDVLELDYSPIRGPEGNIEYLVHLKKCRREEGETVSGVDIDETVEQAFAALAKG
- the dxs gene encoding 1-deoxy-D-xylulose-5-phosphate synthase, giving the protein MLERIQKENDIKKLNGEELEILAGEIRQFLIEKVSRTGGHLASNLGVVELTMALHLMFQLPEDKIIWDVGHQSYTHKLLTGRREGFDDLRRYGGMSGFPKRKESPCDAFDTGHSSTSISAGLGYVSARDLRGEDYQVVSVIGDGSLTGGMAYEALNNASHLETNFIIVLNDNYMSISENVGGMSKYLAKLRTADFYTGLKKGVTDTLHKIPVVGDPMIEKIRRTKSSIKQLVVPGMFFEDMGITYLGPVPGHNLPMLCRAFREAKKIKGPVLLHVLTQKGKGYAPAEKAPDKFHGVGPFDVETGEVCSGDKKDTYTDVFGKVLCDEARKNPNLVAITAAMADGTGLSRFRRMFPDRFFDVGIAEEHGVTFAAGLAAGGVKPVFAVYSSFLQRGYDQLIHDVGLQNLPVVLAVDRAGLVGSDGETHQGIFDLSYLGSIPNMTILSPKNKWELADMLRFALDFSGPVALRYPRGAAYDGYQEFRAPIELGKSEMIYEEKEIALLSVGHMFQEAAAVREHLKQEGYSCSLINARFVKPLDEEMIDRLAKEHRLIAVIEENVPSGAFGERVQRYAAEKGLKVRILPISLPDDYVEHGNVDILRKASGLDQESMTRRILETYKEL
- a CDS encoding NAD(+)/NADH kinase, with the protein product MEHFFIVTNDGKDADGQVTARVKKLLEKAGKTCVLCRKDENKQIIRESVPEKIDCAVVIGGDGSLIEVARLLQGRNIPVLGINMGTLGYLTEVEVNHIDEAIEQILRGEYGLEDRMMLEGILSDGRKDVSLNDIVVSRKTEIRIIHFRIYVNGELLNTYEADGVIISTPTGSTAYNLSAGGPIVEPTASMIVITPICPHALNTSSIVLSAEDEIVVEIAEGRHEAVEEAMVAFDGADTMPLVTGDTVTIRKAGASTRLMRLSRISFLEMLRRKMKGN
- the argR gene encoding arginine repressor, coding for MKVNRHAKIIELINKYQIETQEELASYLNQEGFKVTQATVSRDIRDLKLTKVPAGEGKQRYAPHQSGDSEMGEKYIRVLRDGFVSMDMAQNILVIKTVSGMAMAVCAAIDAMEWKEVVGSIAGDDTIMCAIRSVEDTIKVMDKISKII
- a CDS encoding polyprenyl synthetase family protein produces the protein MNSNNDFHRQQEEKVREIEEILRQYLPGKQGYQSVIMEAMEYSLMAGGKRLRPMLMRETHRLFGGGSKALAPFMAAIEMIHTYSLVHDDLPAMDNDDYRRGRKTTHVVYGEDMGILAGDALLNYAFETSFRAFALAPEEHVQIGEALQTLGKKAGIYGMIGGQVIDVGKTGQAIEKEVLDTIYELKTAALIEAAMMVGAILAGASKEEVQTVEKIASSVGIAFQIQDDILDVTSTPEVLGKPVHSDEKNEKTTYVTLMGAQEAARLVEAKSQEAVRLLKTLPGENEYLEQLLIRLIHRDR